One region of Streptococcus salivarius genomic DNA includes:
- a CDS encoding COG2426 family protein yields the protein MKYIIALLISMIPLVELRGAVPVAIASGIPWWQALILCVIGNMIPVPIIFFFARRVLEWGADKPLIGGFFTWCLKKGHSGGQKLEKAAGDKGVFWALLLFVGIPLPGTGAWTGTLAASILDWDFKRSVIAVMLGVILAGIIMGTLSLLLGVNTFAH from the coding sequence ATGAAATACATCATTGCACTCTTAATCTCTATGATTCCTTTGGTTGAGCTCCGTGGAGCCGTTCCTGTTGCTATCGCCTCAGGTATCCCTTGGTGGCAAGCCCTAATTCTTTGTGTCATTGGGAACATGATTCCAGTTCCAATTATCTTCTTCTTCGCCCGCCGTGTCCTCGAATGGGGGGCAGATAAACCTCTAATTGGTGGCTTCTTTACCTGGTGTCTTAAAAAAGGTCACAGTGGTGGCCAAAAACTTGAAAAAGCTGCTGGAGATAAGGGTGTCTTCTGGGCCCTTCTACTTTTTGTGGGAATTCCGCTTCCAGGAACAGGAGCTTGGACTGGTACCCTAGCAGCATCTATCCTAGATTGGGACTTTAAACGTAGTGTTATTGCTGTTATGCTTGGGGTTATCCTTGCAGGTATCATCATGGGAACACTCTCTCTTCTACTTGGTGTAAATACCTTCGCTCATTAA
- a CDS encoding CtsR family transcriptional regulator has translation MARNTSDSIEEYIKELLGQSGIAEIQRSNLADTFQVVPSQINYVIKTRFTESRGYIVESKRGGGGYIRIVKVRFSDKHHMINDLLQNLADQLSEQVFTDLIQLLFDEKIITEREGNLILATASDDVLGEDAAAIRSRILRSLLLRLDRKGN, from the coding sequence ATGGCAAGAAATACATCAGATAGTATAGAAGAATATATTAAAGAATTGCTGGGCCAGTCTGGAATTGCTGAGATTCAACGCTCGAACTTAGCAGATACTTTTCAAGTTGTACCGAGTCAGATTAACTATGTTATTAAGACTCGTTTTACAGAAAGTCGTGGTTATATTGTTGAGAGTAAACGTGGAGGTGGCGGTTATATTCGTATCGTCAAGGTCAGATTCTCCGACAAGCACCACATGATTAATGATTTGCTTCAGAACTTGGCGGATCAGCTCAGCGAGCAGGTATTTACAGACTTGATTCAGTTGCTTTTTGATGAAAAAATCATCACTGAACGTGAGGGAAATTTGATTTTAGCAACTGCTAGTGATGATGTTTTAGGCGAAGATGCGGCTGCTATTCGTTCGCGTATTCTACGCTCGCTATTACTTAGATTGGATAGAAAAGGAAATTAG
- a CDS encoding ATP-dependent Clp protease ATP-binding subunit yields the protein MTTYSRKMQAIFHRAQLEAERFGSPFLETWHVLLAMVEVPGSVAYLTFTDFEDRIRAEEIETAAVLAMEKSPKDLSESDIIDLRAQSHALGAMLQEAEGIASVTGAVEVGSEHVLMAFLLHKDLMVCRLLEVAGFQYKDDSDKPRIIDLRRSLERYAGLSKQDLKAIHDLRKPKKSKASGNFANMMQPPQSSTGELSDYTKDLTAVAESGALDPVIGREKEISRMIQVLSRKTKNNPVLVGEAGVGKTALALGLAQRIASGEVPFELADMRILELDMMSVVAGTRFRGDFEERMNQIIDEIEADGKIILFIDELHTIIGSGSGIDSTLDAANILKPALARGTLHMVGATTQAEYQKHIEKDAALSRRFAKITIEEPSVAEAIDILKGLRSSYEDYHRVTITDEAVETAVKAAHRYLTSKNLPDSAIDLLDEASATVQGRIKKEAKLEITPLDEALLSGDMKAAVKQYKASQKAKLPKPALVDADQIMQTLSRLSGIPVEKMTQADSKRYLNLEAELHKRVIGQDEAVSAISRAIRRNQSGIRTGKRPIGSFMFLGPTGVGKTELAKALAEVLFDDESALLRFDMSEYMEKFAASRLNGAPPGYVGYDEGGELTEKVRNKPYSVLLFDEVEKAHPDIFNILLQVLDDGVLTDSRGRKVDFSNTIIIMTSNLGATALRDDKTVGFGARDISHNHQAMQSRIMEELKKAYRPEFINRIDEKVVFHSLEEEQLREIVKIMVKPLVSALAEKGIDLKFQPAALKHLAKDGYDVEMGARPLRRTIQTQVEDKLSELLLGGQVVSGQTLKIGCSKDKLTFTVV from the coding sequence ATGACGACATATTCAAGAAAAATGCAGGCCATTTTCCATCGTGCTCAGCTTGAGGCAGAGCGTTTTGGAAGTCCTTTCTTGGAGACTTGGCATGTGCTTCTGGCTATGGTTGAGGTTCCAGGATCTGTAGCCTACCTAACATTTACTGATTTTGAGGACCGTATTCGTGCGGAAGAGATTGAGACCGCTGCTGTACTAGCGATGGAGAAAAGTCCAAAAGACTTGTCTGAATCAGATATTATCGATTTACGTGCACAGTCACATGCTTTAGGGGCTATGTTGCAAGAGGCAGAGGGAATTGCTAGTGTAACTGGTGCTGTAGAGGTAGGGTCTGAACATGTATTGATGGCCTTTCTCCTTCATAAGGATTTGATGGTTTGTCGTCTCCTTGAAGTTGCTGGTTTTCAATATAAGGATGACAGCGATAAGCCTCGCATTATCGATTTACGACGTTCTTTGGAGCGTTACGCAGGTCTTAGTAAGCAAGATTTGAAGGCCATTCACGACCTTCGTAAGCCTAAAAAGTCAAAGGCATCAGGTAATTTTGCTAATATGATGCAGCCTCCTCAATCTTCTACTGGGGAACTGTCAGATTACACAAAAGACTTAACGGCAGTAGCCGAGTCAGGTGCTCTTGATCCTGTTATTGGACGTGAGAAAGAAATTTCACGCATGATTCAGGTTTTGAGTCGTAAAACGAAGAATAACCCAGTTCTTGTGGGTGAAGCAGGTGTTGGTAAGACGGCACTTGCGCTTGGCTTAGCACAGCGTATTGCTTCAGGCGAAGTACCTTTTGAGTTGGCTGATATGCGTATCTTAGAGCTTGATATGATGAGTGTGGTTGCAGGAACACGTTTCCGTGGCGATTTCGAAGAACGTATGAATCAGATCATTGATGAGATTGAAGCTGATGGAAAAATCATTCTCTTTATTGACGAATTGCATACGATTATCGGTTCTGGTTCAGGTATTGATAGTACCTTAGATGCGGCGAATATTTTGAAACCCGCTCTAGCACGTGGAACCCTTCATATGGTTGGAGCAACTACTCAAGCTGAGTACCAGAAGCATATTGAGAAAGATGCAGCTCTTTCTCGCCGTTTTGCTAAGATTACAATCGAGGAGCCAAGTGTAGCTGAGGCGATTGATATTCTAAAAGGCCTACGGTCGTCTTATGAAGACTATCATCGTGTAACGATTACTGATGAGGCGGTTGAGACAGCAGTCAAGGCAGCCCACCGTTATTTGACGAGTAAAAACTTACCTGACTCTGCCATTGACCTTTTAGATGAAGCGAGTGCAACTGTTCAAGGTCGTATCAAAAAAGAAGCCAAACTTGAAATAACGCCTTTGGACGAAGCGCTTCTATCTGGTGATATGAAGGCTGCTGTTAAACAATATAAGGCTAGCCAAAAAGCAAAATTACCAAAACCTGCCTTGGTAGATGCAGATCAGATTATGCAAACCCTTAGTCGTCTATCAGGTATTCCTGTTGAGAAGATGACTCAGGCAGATAGCAAGCGTTACTTGAATCTGGAAGCAGAGCTTCACAAACGTGTTATTGGTCAAGACGAAGCAGTTTCAGCGATTAGTCGTGCTATTCGTCGTAACCAGTCAGGTATTCGTACTGGCAAACGTCCGATTGGTTCCTTCATGTTCCTTGGACCTACTGGTGTTGGTAAGACAGAATTGGCCAAGGCTTTGGCGGAGGTTCTCTTTGATGATGAGTCAGCTTTGCTTCGCTTTGACATGTCAGAATACATGGAAAAATTTGCGGCTAGCCGCCTTAACGGTGCTCCTCCAGGTTATGTTGGATATGATGAGGGTGGTGAGTTAACAGAAAAAGTTCGTAACAAGCCTTACTCAGTTCTTCTTTTTGACGAGGTAGAAAAGGCTCACCCAGACATTTTCAACATTCTCTTACAGGTTTTGGATGATGGTGTCTTGACGGATAGTCGAGGTCGTAAAGTCGACTTCTCAAATACCATTATCATAATGACTTCGAACTTGGGGGCGACTGCTCTTCGCGATGATAAGACTGTTGGTTTTGGTGCTCGAGACATTTCTCATAATCATCAAGCTATGCAGTCACGTATCATGGAAGAGCTTAAGAAGGCCTACCGTCCAGAGTTTATCAACCGTATTGATGAGAAGGTTGTCTTCCATAGCTTAGAGGAAGAACAGCTTCGTGAGATTGTCAAAATTATGGTAAAACCGTTGGTTTCAGCTTTGGCTGAAAAAGGGATTGACTTGAAATTCCAACCAGCTGCCCTCAAGCATTTGGCTAAAGATGGCTATGATGTTGAGATGGGTGCTCGTCCATTACGTCGCACGATTCAAACTCAGGTTGAGGATAAGTTATCTGAGCTCTTACTAGGCGGCCAAGTAGTGAGTGGACAAACCCTTAAGATTGGTTGTTCGAAAGATAAATTAACCTTTACAGTAGTGTAA
- the pbp3 gene encoding D-alanyl-D-alanine carboxypeptidase PBP3, with translation MKKLITLMMTFLLCLGSVAPAFAADKKKGYDAAAKHAIAVEATTGKILYEKDATTSTGIGSITKLLTAYMVYKAVDQGDLKWNSKVEISDYPFELTVSAGVSNIPLDARKYTVKQLLDATLISSANSASIALAEEIGGTESKFVDMMKAQLKDWGITDAKIVNASGLNNSYLGDNIYPGSKSDEENTMSAKDVAIIAQHVVKEYPEILDITKKTEADFDGVNKLKTFNYMLKGQPSYRKGVDGLKTGTTDLAGASFVAHSNESGMSIITVIMNADNTDTDDYARFTATNDLLNYVVYHWESKTIAKKGQAIGKSQAHVIDGKSKQVTAVAKSDFNIIQKIDANNSKHIKVTTNQVQAPVKPGDKVGTATFEDKSLVGEGYLPNQGMPSMELVAGKEVKKSFFLKVWWNHFVTFVNEKL, from the coding sequence ATGAAAAAACTGATTACGCTTATGATGACCTTCTTACTCTGTCTGGGAAGCGTAGCCCCTGCTTTTGCAGCAGATAAGAAAAAAGGATATGATGCCGCAGCCAAACATGCCATCGCTGTCGAAGCGACTACTGGCAAAATTTTATACGAAAAAGATGCCACTACCTCTACAGGGATTGGCTCTATTACCAAGCTCCTAACGGCCTACATGGTGTATAAAGCGGTAGATCAGGGAGACCTCAAATGGAATAGCAAAGTTGAGATTTCTGACTATCCCTTTGAACTAACTGTCAGTGCCGGAGTATCCAATATTCCACTAGATGCCCGTAAGTACACTGTTAAACAGCTCCTTGACGCAACCCTTATTTCCAGTGCCAATAGTGCATCCATTGCTCTAGCTGAGGAAATCGGTGGAACCGAAAGCAAGTTTGTCGATATGATGAAAGCCCAACTTAAAGATTGGGGTATCACTGATGCCAAGATTGTCAATGCCTCTGGTCTTAATAATTCCTACTTAGGTGACAATATCTATCCAGGCTCTAAATCTGACGAAGAAAACACCATGAGTGCTAAGGACGTTGCTATCATTGCGCAACACGTGGTGAAAGAATATCCTGAAATTCTCGATATCACTAAAAAAACCGAGGCTGATTTTGATGGTGTCAACAAACTTAAAACCTTCAACTACATGCTTAAGGGACAACCTAGTTACCGCAAGGGAGTTGATGGTCTAAAAACAGGTACCACCGATTTGGCCGGTGCTTCCTTCGTGGCCCACTCAAATGAAAGTGGCATGAGCATTATCACAGTCATTATGAATGCTGATAATACCGATACTGATGACTACGCCCGTTTCACTGCAACCAATGACCTACTTAACTACGTAGTCTATCATTGGGAAAGCAAGACCATTGCCAAAAAAGGACAAGCTATCGGTAAAAGTCAAGCCCATGTTATTGATGGTAAATCTAAGCAAGTCACTGCCGTCGCTAAGTCTGACTTTAATATCATCCAAAAAATAGATGCTAACAATAGTAAACATATTAAAGTTACTACAAATCAAGTCCAAGCTCCTGTCAAACCAGGAGACAAGGTTGGAACTGCTACCTTTGAAGATAAGTCACTTGTCGGAGAAGGTTACCTACCTAACCAAGGTATGCCTAGCATGGAACTGGTTGCTGGTAAAGAAGTTAAGAAAAGCTTCTTCCTCAAGGTCTGGTGGAATCACTTTGTCACCTTTGTCAACGAAAAACTCTAA